A window of Rhinolophus ferrumequinum isolate MPI-CBG mRhiFer1 chromosome X, mRhiFer1_v1.p, whole genome shotgun sequence contains these coding sequences:
- the CCNQ gene encoding cyclin-Q isoform X2, with amino-acid sequence MEAVGQDSCGGGDASRGTEWRPAPEARVHFRVTRFIMEAGVKLGMQSIPIATACTIYHKFFCEINVDAYDPYLVAMSSLYLAGKVEEQHLRTRDIINVSNRYFHPGSEPLELDSHFWALRDSIVQCELLVLRVLRFQVSFQHPHKYLLHYLISLKNWLNRYSWQRTPISITAWAMLRDSYHGGLCLRFRAQHIAVAVLHLALQVYGVEVPAEAEAEKPWWQIYTMDTEIP; translated from the exons ATGGAGGCTGTTGGCCAGGACAGCTGCGGAGGAGGGGACGCGTCGCGGGGCACCGAGTGGCGGCCGGCACCCGAGGCAAGGGTGCACTTTCGAGTGACGAGGTTCATCATGGAGGCAG GTGTCAAGCTAGGGATGCAGTCCATTCCCATTGCCACCGCCTGTACCATTTACCATAAGTTCTTCTGCGAGATCAACGTGGACGCCTATGACCCCTACTTAGTTGCCATGTCTTCCCTTTACTTGGCTGGCAAAGTGGAAGAGCAGCACCTGCGTACTCGTGACATCATCAACGTGTCCAACAG GTACTTTCACCCGGGCAGTGAGCCCTTGGAGCTGGACTCCCACTTCTGGGCGCTTCGGGACAGCATTGTGCAGTGTGAGCTCCTCGTGCTGAGGGTACTGCGTTTCCAAGTCTCCTTTCAACACCCACACAAG TACCTGCTCCACTACCTGATTTCCCTCAAGAACTGGCTGAATCGTTACAGCTGGCAGCGGACCCCCATCTCCATCACTGCCTGGGCCATGCTGCGGGACAGCTACCATGGGGGGCTGTGCCTCCGGTTCCGGGCTCAGCACATAGCCGTGGCAGTGCTCCACCTGGCCCTGCAGGTCTATGGGGTCGAGGTACCCGCCGAGGCCGAGGCCGAGAAGCCGTGGTGGCAG ATTTATACCATGGACACAGAGATCCCCTAA
- the CCNQ gene encoding cyclin-Q isoform X1 translates to MEAVGQDSCGGGDASRGTEWRPAPEARVHFRVTRFIMEAGVKLGMQSIPIATACTIYHKFFCEINVDAYDPYLVAMSSLYLAGKVEEQHLRTRDIINVSNRYFHPGSEPLELDSHFWALRDSIVQCELLVLRVLRFQVSFQHPHKYLLHYLISLKNWLNRYSWQRTPISITAWAMLRDSYHGGLCLRFRAQHIAVAVLHLALQVYGVEVPAEAEAEKPWWQVFSDDLTKPIIDNIVSDLIQIYTMDTEIP, encoded by the exons ATGGAGGCTGTTGGCCAGGACAGCTGCGGAGGAGGGGACGCGTCGCGGGGCACCGAGTGGCGGCCGGCACCCGAGGCAAGGGTGCACTTTCGAGTGACGAGGTTCATCATGGAGGCAG GTGTCAAGCTAGGGATGCAGTCCATTCCCATTGCCACCGCCTGTACCATTTACCATAAGTTCTTCTGCGAGATCAACGTGGACGCCTATGACCCCTACTTAGTTGCCATGTCTTCCCTTTACTTGGCTGGCAAAGTGGAAGAGCAGCACCTGCGTACTCGTGACATCATCAACGTGTCCAACAG GTACTTTCACCCGGGCAGTGAGCCCTTGGAGCTGGACTCCCACTTCTGGGCGCTTCGGGACAGCATTGTGCAGTGTGAGCTCCTCGTGCTGAGGGTACTGCGTTTCCAAGTCTCCTTTCAACACCCACACAAG TACCTGCTCCACTACCTGATTTCCCTCAAGAACTGGCTGAATCGTTACAGCTGGCAGCGGACCCCCATCTCCATCACTGCCTGGGCCATGCTGCGGGACAGCTACCATGGGGGGCTGTGCCTCCGGTTCCGGGCTCAGCACATAGCCGTGGCAGTGCTCCACCTGGCCCTGCAGGTCTATGGGGTCGAGGTACCCGCCGAGGCCGAGGCCGAGAAGCCGTGGTGGCAG GTGTTTAGTGACGACCTTACCAAGCCAATCATTGATAACATTGTGTCTGATCTCATTCAGATTTATACCATGGACACAGAGATCCCCTAA